TGGTGGAGCCCAGGGGCAAGCGCGCCCCGAGCGCAGGGCGCATATGTTTGCGATCATCCAATGCGCATCATCCCATGTATGCCGCCGCAGATATCGGTTCAGCAGGGCGGTTTGTTCGCGATTCGTCATGTGTCTGCTCCTATCTGTCTCAGTATCCAACAAGGAAGGCGCGCGGCTAGGTTAGGGCGCGTCCACAACGATGATCTCGACGTGACGAAAGCCGTTGTCCCTGACCTCAATCAGCGTGGCTTGCGTCGAGACTTTGTAGGCGTTCCATGTGGCGACATACTCACGGGCGGCGGTTTCCGATGCGCGGCCGGTGCGCAGCATGTGATTCGCTTGGTCGTAGGTCATGTCGGTGAGATGCATCGTCTTGTCCCTTCATGTCTGCGGTGATTCGCCTCAGTATTCAGCGAGGAAGGCGTGCGGCTATTCGTGATATGAGTACTAGGTCTCGGATGGTGGTCATCGTCTTGTCCCTTCTGTCTGTCTAGGCCGCGCATCGGCCGGGTGTCGGCGTTGTCATCTGTCTCTCCATTCTGTCTCAAGATGTGCTTTTAGCACGTTTCGGCTTGGCTTCGTCAGCGGCCTAGTCGTGGCGGTAGTGGCCAATGGTGTATCCGCTGGGGTGCCTGATCTCCGTCACGCCATTACCCGTGCGGTTAGCCTCGCGGCCGTACCGATCGCGGAGGCTGCTAATCACGCGCTGGGCGCGCTCGTCGTCGCCGCTGTCGTACTCGCGGGCCTCGGTAGTGGTGAGCGTGTAGGTGGCTGTCATCGTCGTTCTCCGTTGTTGGTGATGTATGTATATATGACATGACGGCGCATCCGGGCTCTGACACAGCACCAGATCAAGGGAGGAAGGCGCGCGGCTAGGCGACGCGCTTGATCGGCTTAAGCGAACCGTGCCAGCGCTTGCGCGCGTCTTGTTCGGCGACGACCTCATAAAATGAGTCGTTGACGCGGCGGTGTTCGCCGGCGAGGGGATGGTCCATTGCGCGAATCTCACTGCCGCGCATGTTGCCAAACCCGGCTTCGATCAGCGCAGTACAATTCGCCGATACGGCCGCGTAGCGCTTGTCGTACAGCGCTTGAAGCTTGGCGGCGGATAGCTTGGTAAGGTCGGGCATCGTCTTGTCCCTTCGTGTCTCAGTGTGCTAGTGTCGGCATTGTAGGCATACGTCGTGCGGCATGTCTACAAAATAATGTGATGACGGGAGAAATATTTTAGTGGCTGGTGTTTTGTCGCCGAGACACGGAATCGTGGGTGCCAGCAAGGCGCTTGGACTGACGGAAAAGCAGGCGCAATTCGTTCGCCACTTTTGCTCAGGAAGAGCAAAAGCCGAGTCTGCCCGACTCGCGGGATACGAATCTGAAAACCTGGATTCTATCTCCAGCACGCTCCTCCGACACCAGGGCGTGCTTGCCGCGATACGGGTCGAGGTGTCCCGCTTCCTGAGCACCGCGGCGCCCGGTGCGGCGCGAGTGCTCGACGAACTGGCGCACGATGAACGCGTGCCGCCTGCAGTCCGGCGCAACTGCGCTAGAGACCTGATAGGCCTTGCCGGTTGGGTACCGCCAAAGGCAGAGGGTGCCGAGTCGGCTATCGAGAAGCCTCTGACCGAACGCACGACGCACGAACTGCACGAGCTCGTGGCCAAGCTTGAATCAGAGCTCGCCGGCCGCGCAACGCCCGTTAACGCTCAAAACGCCCATGACGCCGACACTAAGCCTTTGGCTTGGCTAGACTAACGCCGCCTAGGTTAGGCGGTATCGCGGGGCTAGGTAGCATGTACGCTGCCGTATCAGCGATAAGGTATGCTACACCGGCCCTTCGGAGGCCGGCCCCGCCCCCCGGCCGGGGGCCGCGCGCGCGTTGATCCAGAGCCCGGGGGCGCTTCCGCTAATTTTGCAAAATTTGAATTTCAAGGCCCATGTGTGAAAAACGACACTTTCTGTCGAATTACTTTGAATTTCAAGGCCCATGCGCGAAAAACGACACTTTCTGTCGGATTATGAGTATGACGCTTGACAATCCAACCTACATCTGCCTACAAATCCGACGTTGGGTTAGCCCCGTAAGGGATTCGCCCCCGACGCCGGCCGGGGCGGTACTGTCGCTCAGCGGTTCACTTGCCGCCCTCTTTTTCAGGAATTGGCGAATAGGCCGGACCTGCCTCTGCCACTGATCGGTATGCAATCGGCCGCTCCGACCGGGGAACAAAACCAAGACCGGGAGAGTTGATCGCCTCCAAGGATGGGACAATGGCCCCGGCCGTTTAGGTCAACGCGTGGCCACGCGGAAATGCTGGCTAACTGGCCCACTGATAGTTCGGTTGATGGCGGGTGCTCCGTGAAACCCGGAGAGTATGGACCGAACCCGCGTTGGCTTAATTCTCCGCTTGACAACACCCGTCTCAGTATCCTACATTCCGACTCGGGCCTGAAAAGCCCTTCTGTCTAGTCTCAACTGTCTCAGACTTACGGCCCCGACGCCGGTCGCCTGTATGCAATGCGTAGCACCTTGGGCGTTGGGGCCGTTCCTTTTCAGAGATGCACCCTAAGCTCTTTGTAGCCAGTACCCGGCTTATCCGCTTTTTGACGAGCAATCTCCCGCAGCACGCATCGACCAACCAGGGGATCGTGATCGTGGGGACTTACGGGAACACTTTCTGGCCGCTTGTGCAGCCACTACCGCCCGTGGTATTGTAGGCGCGACATGCCTACGATTGCCGACATCATCCAACAGGCCGCCGCGCAGTACGGGATCCCGCCTGAGTACCTGATGCGGGCGGCGCAGCTTGAATCGGGCATGAACCCGGCTGCCCGGAATCCCAATTCGAGCGCCGGTGGTCTTTTTCAGCAGATTGACAGCAATTGGAAACAGTATGGCCGAGGCGATAGGTTCGACCCGGTGGCCAGCGCCGACGCGGCTGCCCGGTTTTGGCGCGATAACCAGGCGGCCTACCGTAAAACCTTCGGCAGCGATCCGACCGGTGATCAATTTTATCTCATGCACCAGCAGGGCGGCCAAGGTGGCATTAATCTGCTGCGGAATCCCACTCAGCCGGCGTCAAGCGTCGTCAGTGAAGACGCGATTCGGCTCAACGCCGGCCAACCCGGCATGACGGCCGGGGATTTCGCCAATTTGTGGACAAAGAAGTTCGGGGCGGGGACTCAGCCCGTGGGCTCGCGAGCCGCGACCGCTCCCGACGCGGCGGGGGCGCCAGGGGTGGCACCTCTGACCCCCGCCGCTCCAACTGACGGTCTCGGCCCCCTGATGGCGCAGTTGCTCTCCGCGCAACAGCCGCCCGCGGCCGAAAAGCCCCCCGAGGGCGGAAAAAAGCCGAAACGCAATGACATGGCGTCGATTTTTGCGAATGCGTCGCCGAATTTGGTGTTGGCCTAAGACATGGCTCAGCCGACCCCCTACGAACGCGTAGCCAGTTTCCAGGACATTCAGGCGCTTTCGCCGTCGACTCCAATCCCAGGGCAGTCGCTTGATTCTGAATACAATGCGGTCGTTAACACCTTTAATGAGATTCTGGCCAATCTCGCGCTGATCCAGCGTGATGACGGAAAACTGGCGAACGAGAGCGTTGGTTTGGAGCAGCTGGCCGTCGGCGTGCTCGACGGCGTTGAAGCGGTCACGATCACGGACGCCGGCCGGGCGCTGTTGGACGACGCTACGGTGGCCGAGCAGGTCGAGACGCTGGCCGTGGTCAGCTACGCCGAATCGCAAGGACTAGGTCAGTCGCAGAGGTTTGAAGCCCGGAAAAACATCGGTTTGCCTGACTTGGCCGCCGACCAGTTCTGGGTCGGGCAGGGTTCGAGCGAGAACCCGGTTGCGGTAGCGCCAGAGGCCGCCCGCACAGCCCTGGGTCTCGGCACGATTGCCACCCAGGCCGCGGACGATGTCGCGCTCACGGGCGGGTCTCTCACCGATGTAGCGGTCAACGTCAAAGCGCCTGATGACGCAGAAGCCGTGTTCCGCAACCTCGCGGAAATGGTTCACGGCAACGTCATTACGCCGGAAGATTACGACATCGAGCCCAACATCACCTACGGGGCGGGGCTGGATGATGCTGCCGCCGGCAGGGTGACGGCAGCGATCCAGAAGGCTATCGACAAGGCGACGGCTCTCGGCCGCCCGTGCATGTTGATGCTGCGGCCTCAGACGTACCAAGTGTTGAAGGTGTCAGGGCAAGAATTTTGCCTTCAGGGGACGCCAAGTAATTTGTTTGTGTATGGCTATGGCGCCAAACTGGTGCGTAAGCGCACCCCAGGGATTGTGGAGGACGCGGGGCACGTGTGGGACTGGCGGCCGCTCAGCGAGGTCACAGACCGTGGTGTATTCTACTTCACGGGCGGGGGGATTTACGGCCTAGAGGTTGACGGCGGTCTTGGGTTGCAACAGGTCGCGGGTGATCCTGAGCTTACCGGAACAGCAGGATGGGTCGAAGGCGCAGGCGGTTCCGCAACGACATTCGAGATTTTCCGCGGGGAAGACACGTCTGTTCGGCCGACCAGTTTCAAGGTCACCAAGAACGACGCCAGTGGTGCGGTGGTTAATAGAGATTATCGTTATCCTTTTGAGGTGCCTCAGGCAAACATCGACGGCTCGGTGGTTTATCAGATCACATGTCGCGTCACTGATGTGGCGGTTGGCGCCAGCGCACGAGTATTTGTCTCGGATACTCAGACGGGGGCGGCAGTCAGCACGACGGCAATTCTCAGCGCTGCGGGCGGTGTCAACTTTCAATGGACCCCATCCACGGCGGGGACGTACTACCTCGCGATGCGAGTCCAGTCTGACACACAAGACGATTACGCCATGTTCCGAGAGGTACGGTGCTGGCCGCTTCTCGGCGAACACGAAGGCGCGGTCATACGCGCGTGGGGTTCACGCGGATGGAGACTGATCGACTGCTACTTCCACGATAATCCGCACTACCTGATCGGTCTGCAAGGCGGGGCCATACAGGATTGTCAGATTGTCGGGTTCCACGGCGAAGACAGCCTTTACGACGGCATCGATGTCAAGGACTACGGTTCGATTAGCTACGGAAACGTCATCGATCGGGCGTGGCTGAGGCGGTGCGGGATCGGCGGGGTTGCATCCACAAGTCCGTCAGCGTCTCTCGATTTCATGGGTCGTGGGTGGGTTATCAGCAACCCCACCATCCTTGAATTTGGCGCACACGATAAGAACCAGAGCGGGATTCGCGGCAAAAGCACCAACACGACGCAGGGGCGCGGCCACGGCCCGCGGCAGAGTTATGTCTACGGCCACCGCCTGATCGCGTCCCCCGGGGCTTCTGGTGTCACGAATACACGCGGTATCCACGACCAAGAAGGCGCTTTGTCGATTGGTCCAGGCTATGTAGAGGGGGCAGAACGCGGCGTTCACGCCGCGGGCAATGGGGTGGAGAGCTTGATCGAGGGGCAGCACATTACGGGGTGCGGCACAGGCATTGAAGTTGCTCTCAACAATTCCCGCGCCATTGTACACGGCAATCGCGTCACCGGGAACGACAAGGGCATCGTGTCCGCTGCTGACGATGGCGTTTACCGCGATAACATCTGCACCGACAACGACACCTCGGATTTAGAATTTGCCTCTGGTGCCAACAACAACGTGGTTTGTGGCGGGGAAGTCGAGGTGGTGTCCGATGGCGGGACAGGGAACATCTTCAGCGCCGTAAAGGGGTACAAGACCCAGGCGAAACTGTCTGGGACGTTTGAACTGGATTCGACCGGCTTAAAGACCGTCACAATCGCTCACGGTCTTGCGAAGACGCCTTTACTCTTGCAGGTTGTGGCGTCTCTGTCCCTGGAAACGGCTGTGACTGATTTTGTTGTCGATTTCATGCGTGTCCACAGCGTCGACGCAACCAACGTCGGCCTGCGCGTACAGGTCGGGAC
This genomic stretch from Luteitalea sp. harbors:
- a CDS encoding transglycosylase SLT domain-containing protein yields the protein MPTIADIIQQAAAQYGIPPEYLMRAAQLESGMNPAARNPNSSAGGLFQQIDSNWKQYGRGDRFDPVASADAAARFWRDNQAAYRKTFGSDPTGDQFYLMHQQGGQGGINLLRNPTQPASSVVSEDAIRLNAGQPGMTAGDFANLWTKKFGAGTQPVGSRAATAPDAAGAPGVAPLTPAAPTDGLGPLMAQLLSAQQPPAAEKPPEGGKKPKRNDMASIFANASPNLVLA